The Dreissena polymorpha isolate Duluth1 chromosome 10, UMN_Dpol_1.0, whole genome shotgun sequence genome includes a region encoding these proteins:
- the LOC127849292 gene encoding uncharacterized protein LOC127849292 gives MTTEKDRESRSIVQVFLGETREIASLVANHSTGGLSAPVFAVTDDNSEAEVTQSLDELFGEQETIPSMTPTEQGDGSAEESPLHPSPEELVFPDSWCTPPAAGRKKDKTVPTKERTQPTSEERRSKIAWPAMNNSGWSSFDEDLDQVLQTALTGSVDRKLKALPSITYALGKERFGLEQKANLSRPPQVTNRRLCEIKKLRAELRSLRKRYKQSSEVEKKGIVKLTEEVRSRLRTLTNAERLRRKRRDRAKKRKAFVSDPYRFTQNLLSGEKSGILESSQEDEETFLREVHSDPLREEPLGECSRILPVNDPDCPLNMKEPTWKEINEVVKKARSCSSPGPSGIPYKVYKKCPKLLPRLWSLLRTVWRKGTVPSCWQSAEGCLAPKEKNSKTINQFRTISLLSVEGKIFFSILAKRLTTYMLENEYVDISVQKGGIPGFSGRVEHTSALTQLLHEARIDHKNLSDSARNLIMNYFNSINLSFSSNTFTTNWLQLEKGIVTGCTILVILFVMGMNMIIKAAERESRGPKTNTGIRLPSNRGFMDDMTVTTETHIQAIWILTALDETATWARMRFKPGKSRSLVVSRKGKVTSQFKLCIQGEEIPSLEDKPIKCLGKWFDSSLRDTHCQDMLKQQVAEGLQRL, from the exons ATGACAACAGAGAAAGACCG GGAAAGCCGAAGCATCGTGCAGGTGTTCCTGGGGGAAACGAGGGAGATAGCCAGTCTGGTTGCCAACCACAGTACTGGTGGTCTCTCGGCTCCGGTTTTTGCTGTAACTGATGACAATTCTGAAGCTGAGGTGACTCAATCACTTGATGAGCTTTTTGGAGAGCAGGAGACCATACCAAGTATGACCCCTACAGAGCAGGGAGATGGAAGTGCAGAAGAATCACCATTGCATCCAAGCCCAGAAGAACTTGTCTTCCCAGATTCTTGGTGCACACCACCCGCTGCAGGAAGGAAAAAGGACAAGACCGTCCCTACCAAGGAGAGAACGCAACCGACTTCTGAAGAAAGAAGATCCAAGATCGCCTGGCCAGCTATGAACAACAGTGGATGGTCATCGTTTGATGAGGATTTGGACCAAGTACTTCAGACAGCATTGACAGGATCAGTCGATAGGAAGCTTAAAGCATTACCTTCGATCACCTACGCCTTAGGGAAGGAGAGATTTGGACTGGAGCAGAAAGCAAACCTCTCGAGACCGCCGCAGGTTACAAACAGAAGACTCTGTGAAATAAAAAAGCTCCGAGCAGAACTGCGATCCCTAAGGAAACGCTACAAACAGTCAAGCGAGGTTGAGAAGAAGGGAATAGTTAAACTAACAGAAGAGGTTAGATCAAGGCTGAGGACACTAACAAACGCAGAGAGGCTCAGGCGGAAAAGGAGGGATAGAGCAAAGAAGAGAAAAGCCTTCGTTAGTGACCCCTACAGGTTCACACAGAACTTGCTAAGTGGAGAGAAGTCTGGGATACTTGAAAGCAGTCAAGAGGATGAAGAAACCTTTTTGAGGGAGGTCCACTCCGACCCACTAAGAGAGGAACCCCTTGGAGAGTGCAGTAGAATCCTACCAGTCAATGACCCAGACTGTCCATTGAACATGAAAGAACCCACTTGGAAGGAGATCAATGAAGTGGTCAAGAAAGCTCGCTCTTGCTCTTCACCAGGCCCAAGTGGCATACCATACAAGGTTTACAAGAAATGTCCAAAACTTCTCCCAAGACTGTGGTCACTCCTGCGAACTGTTTGGCGAAAAGGTACTGTTCCGTCATGTTGGCAAAGTGCAGAAGGATGTCTGGCACCGAAGGAGAAGAACTCCAAGACCATCAACCAGTTTCGCACCATCTCGTTGTTGAGTGTGGAAGGGAAGATTTTCTTTTCAATCCTAGCTAAGCGATTGACAACATACATGTTGGAGAATGAGTATGTGGATATCTCTGTGCAGAAAGGTGGGATCCCAGGATTCTCAGGGCGTGTTGAGCACACCAGCGCACTCACTCAGCTACTCCATGAAGCTAGAATCGACCACAAAAACCTCAGTG ACAGTGCAAGAAATCTCATTATGAACTACTTCAACAGTATCAACTTGAGTTTCTCTAGCAACACGTTCACTACAAATTGGTTACAACTGGAGAAGGGGATTGTTACGGGATGTACTATCTTGGTGATACTGTTCGTGATGGGCATGAATATGATCATCAAGGCAGCGGAGAGAGAGTCAAGAGGGCCCAAAACAAACACAGGAATTCGTCTACCATCCAACAGGGGATTTATGGATGACATGACTGTCACCACTGAAACCCACATACAGGCTATATGGATTCTGACGGCCCTTGATGAAACAGCAACGTGGGCAAGAATGAGGTTCAAGCCGGGGAAGTCGAGAAGCTTAGTGGTTAGTAGGAAGGGAAAGGTGACAAGCCAGTTCAAACTGTGTATCCAGGGAGAAGAGATTCCCTCCCTAGAGGACAAACCGATTAAATGCCTAGGGAAATGGTTTGACTCCTCACTGAGAGACACGCATTGCCAGGACATGCTCAAACAGCAGGTAGCTGAGGGTTTGCAGAGATTATAG